A single genomic interval of Spirosoma taeanense harbors:
- a CDS encoding PadR family transcriptional regulator yields the protein MKRTYLGEFEEIVLLLVAGMDGEAYGVGITHKLNEETDRSVRLNQVHAALHRLQEKGMVASRLGDPTPERGGRRKLLFTVTAYGYRTLHDIKEMRAQLWDNVPAAPKLAFNL from the coding sequence ATGAAACGAACCTACTTAGGCGAGTTTGAAGAGATTGTCCTGCTGCTGGTTGCCGGTATGGACGGTGAAGCGTATGGCGTGGGAATCACCCACAAGCTGAATGAAGAAACCGACCGGTCCGTGCGACTCAACCAGGTACATGCAGCCCTGCACCGGTTGCAGGAAAAAGGCATGGTCGCGTCGCGGCTGGGCGACCCTACACCGGAGCGGGGTGGTCGCCGGAAGCTGCTGTTCACCGTAACGGCCTACGGCTACCGGACGCTGCACGACATTAAGGAAATGCGCGCTCAGTTATGGGATAACGTGCCTGCTGCGCCCAAACTCGCTTTCAATTTATGA
- a CDS encoding ABC transporter permease, with product MNPKPPAPRQNAGSPPRWADRLLAWFCAPHLLEEVQGDLYERFTRRVALVGERSARRQYIWEVLGFIRPFALKRQRTVHQSDEYTSPISLHPAMIRNYLKIAWRNIAHNKTFSAINILGLALGMVCSLLIFLWIQDEFSVDAYHANGTRLYNVMERQLYDGKVVAAPSTPGLLSDELKKKFPEIEYAAGFSWEDQRTFTVGEKFNREKGRFAGADWFSMFTVPLLEGRPETALNAPANLAISRKLAENYFGSPQAAIGKSIRLDNQTDYQVTAVFENLPDNSSEKYDYLLSWQDFIRRNEWLKDWGSNAPRTFIQLHQARNGDLPDADRLEAKLKHFLKEVNPRMKESPFKIELFLQPFPEGYLYSNFKDGYQDGGRIEYVRLFGIVAVFILLIACINFMNLATARSVRRAREVGVRKVIGAVRSLLIGQFVGEALLLTFLALVLALGIVWLLLPVFNTLTEKHITFRYASPSFWATLLGMALLTGLIAGSYPALFLSSLNPIRVLKGSLRFGSGARLFRQGLVVFQFVLSMLLIIGTIVVYRQINFIQTKNLGYDRENLIYLSAEGNLVDKYSTFKQELLKSPGIQSMTYMDGTPTNTFGSTGNVQWPGKGPDVSIEFQFSTVDYDFTKTLKLNLKGRDFSKAYGLDSVSYLINETAARRIGYVDPIGKPLTLWGKQGTIIGLIEDYHMTSLHIPIEPLIIKLSPDPERKNIIIRTQPGQSREALASVETLWRQLNPKFPFSYKFADQEFQKLYRSEIVVGTLANYFAFLAIFISCLGLFGLAAFTAEQRTKEIGVRKVLGASVPSIVTLLSADFLKLVLIAILIASPLAWYAMNRWLADFAYKIDIEWWIFAGAGMLATVIALLTISFQSIKAALMDPVRSLRTE from the coding sequence ATGAACCCCAAGCCCCCCGCCCCTCGCCAAAATGCCGGATCACCACCGCGCTGGGCCGACCGCCTGCTGGCATGGTTCTGCGCTCCCCACCTGCTGGAAGAAGTGCAGGGCGACCTGTATGAGCGCTTTACGCGACGGGTCGCGCTGGTCGGCGAACGCAGCGCCCGGCGGCAGTATATCTGGGAGGTTCTGGGGTTTATCCGGCCATTTGCCCTCAAACGTCAGCGGACGGTTCATCAATCCGACGAATACACATCACCTATTTCGTTACACCCTGCCATGATACGTAACTATCTCAAAATTGCCTGGCGGAACATCGCCCACAACAAAACGTTCTCGGCTATTAACATCCTGGGGCTGGCCCTGGGCATGGTTTGTAGCCTGCTCATCTTTCTCTGGATTCAGGACGAGTTCAGCGTCGATGCCTACCACGCCAATGGCACCCGATTGTACAACGTCATGGAGCGTCAGCTCTACGATGGGAAGGTAGTAGCCGCGCCCAGCACACCAGGGCTACTGTCGGATGAGCTTAAAAAGAAGTTTCCGGAAATTGAATATGCCGCGGGCTTTTCGTGGGAAGATCAGCGCACCTTTACCGTAGGGGAAAAATTCAACAGGGAGAAAGGGCGGTTTGCCGGAGCTGACTGGTTCAGCATGTTTACGGTGCCGCTGCTGGAAGGGCGTCCTGAAACGGCGTTGAATGCCCCGGCTAACCTGGCAATTTCCCGCAAACTGGCTGAGAACTATTTTGGTAGTCCGCAGGCCGCCATCGGAAAAAGCATCCGGCTGGATAACCAGACCGATTATCAGGTTACGGCCGTTTTCGAGAATCTGCCGGACAACAGTTCGGAGAAATACGATTATCTGCTGAGCTGGCAGGATTTCATCAGGCGGAACGAATGGCTTAAAGACTGGGGAAGCAACGCGCCCCGCACGTTCATTCAACTGCACCAGGCCCGCAACGGCGACCTCCCGGACGCGGACCGACTCGAAGCCAAACTGAAGCACTTTCTGAAGGAAGTGAATCCCCGTATGAAAGAAAGCCCTTTCAAGATTGAGCTGTTTCTGCAACCGTTTCCCGAAGGGTATCTGTATTCCAACTTCAAGGACGGTTATCAGGACGGTGGCCGCATCGAATACGTGCGGCTGTTTGGTATCGTGGCCGTGTTCATTCTGCTGATTGCCTGCATTAACTTCATGAATCTGGCCACGGCCCGGTCGGTCAGGCGGGCGCGGGAGGTCGGCGTCCGGAAGGTGATCGGGGCCGTACGGAGCCTGCTGATTGGCCAGTTTGTGGGCGAGGCCCTATTGCTTACGTTCCTGGCGTTAGTCCTGGCACTGGGTATCGTCTGGCTCCTGCTGCCCGTCTTCAATACCCTGACCGAAAAACACATTACGTTCCGTTATGCCAGCCCTTCGTTCTGGGCGACGCTGCTGGGCATGGCACTCCTAACCGGACTGATTGCCGGAAGCTACCCGGCTCTGTTTCTGTCGTCGCTCAACCCGATTCGCGTTCTGAAAGGTAGCCTCCGGTTTGGCTCGGGTGCGCGGCTGTTCCGGCAGGGGCTGGTCGTGTTTCAGTTCGTACTATCGATGCTGCTCATTATCGGCACCATCGTGGTTTACCGGCAGATTAATTTCATCCAGACCAAGAACCTGGGCTATGATCGGGAAAACTTGATCTATCTCTCGGCCGAAGGGAATCTGGTAGACAAATACAGCACCTTTAAGCAGGAACTACTGAAATCGCCGGGCATTCAGTCCATGACGTATATGGATGGTACGCCGACCAACACCTTTGGCAGCACCGGCAACGTGCAGTGGCCGGGCAAAGGCCCCGACGTCAGTATCGAGTTTCAGTTTTCGACCGTGGATTATGACTTCACCAAAACGTTAAAACTGAATCTGAAAGGGCGCGACTTCTCGAAAGCATACGGCCTGGATTCGGTTAGCTACCTCATCAACGAAACGGCCGCCCGGCGGATTGGTTACGTAGATCCCATCGGTAAACCGTTGACGTTATGGGGTAAACAGGGCACCATTATCGGGCTGATCGAGGATTATCACATGACCTCGCTGCACATTCCGATCGAACCGCTGATTATTAAACTAAGCCCCGATCCGGAACGTAAGAATATCATTATCCGCACACAACCGGGCCAAAGCCGCGAAGCCCTGGCGAGCGTAGAAACGCTATGGCGACAGCTTAACCCGAAGTTTCCGTTCTCGTACAAGTTCGCGGATCAGGAGTTTCAGAAGCTGTACCGGAGCGAGATTGTGGTCGGTACGCTGGCGAATTACTTTGCCTTCTTAGCCATCTTTATTTCCTGCCTGGGTTTGTTCGGACTGGCTGCGTTCACGGCGGAGCAGCGCACCAAAGAAATTGGCGTCCGGAAAGTGCTCGGCGCGAGCGTTCCGAGTATCGTTACGTTGCTATCGGCTGATTTTCTGAAACTGGTGCTGATCGCTATTCTGATTGCCTCACCGCTTGCCTGGTATGCCATGAATCGGTGGCTGGCCGACTTCGCCTACAAGATTGACATTGAATGGTGGATATTCGCCGGGGCGGGTATGCTGGCAACGGTAATCGCCCTGCTAACAATCAGCTTTCAAAGTATCAAGGCAGCCCTGATGGACCCCGTCCGGAGTTTGCGAACCGAATAA
- a CDS encoding PadR family transcriptional regulator, protein MKRTYLGEFEEIVLLTVAVLGSGAYGVAITDELDKQTGRSVSISAVHAALHRLQEKGMLVSQMGEATAERGGRRKRLFTVTVLGSRTLHDIRAVREQLWNSIAPQTLPAISL, encoded by the coding sequence ATGAAACGGACGTACCTGGGTGAGTTTGAAGAAATCGTTTTGCTAACCGTCGCCGTGCTGGGCAGTGGCGCGTATGGAGTAGCCATTACCGACGAACTGGATAAGCAGACCGGACGCTCGGTTAGCATCAGCGCCGTACATGCAGCGCTGCACCGTCTGCAGGAGAAAGGCATGCTGGTATCCCAAATGGGCGAAGCCACGGCCGAACGGGGCGGTCGGCGGAAACGCCTGTTCACCGTAACGGTGCTGGGTAGCCGGACGCTGCACGACATCCGGGCCGTACGTGAGCAGTTATGGAATTCTATTGCTCCGCAAACCTTACCAGCTATCAGCCTATGA
- a CDS encoding beta/alpha barrel domain-containing protein, producing the protein MALKTLVKISNVTNLSDARYCAGMGVDMLGFSMDTNSPDYVEPKKFNEIKAWVAGVQIVGETTATDPDVIEQLIETYQPDLLQVDEAALLPYLGTFGLPIILRADLSQLTLDQLDTLLLTGSSGAEYILLESNSPIHLDDVLKTALQRLAARYPILLGTGVSVNNVHTLLADLSVRGIALTGGDEERPGNKEFGELMDILEAIEEE; encoded by the coding sequence ATGGCTCTCAAAACGCTCGTTAAAATCTCCAACGTAACCAACCTCAGCGATGCCCGCTACTGCGCCGGTATGGGCGTCGATATGCTTGGCTTTTCGATGGACACCAACTCGCCTGATTACGTCGAACCGAAAAAATTTAATGAAATCAAGGCTTGGGTGGCTGGCGTGCAGATTGTCGGCGAAACCACGGCTACGGACCCCGACGTAATCGAGCAACTGATTGAGACGTACCAGCCGGACCTGCTGCAGGTAGACGAAGCGGCTCTGCTGCCGTATCTGGGCACGTTTGGCCTGCCCATTATTCTGCGGGCCGATCTGTCGCAGCTTACCCTTGACCAGCTCGATACGCTGCTCCTGACCGGCTCATCGGGTGCTGAATATATTCTGCTGGAAAGCAATAGCCCCATTCATCTCGATGATGTGTTGAAAACGGCCCTGCAGCGACTGGCAGCTCGTTATCCAATTCTGCTGGGAACGGGCGTATCGGTCAATAACGTCCATACGCTGCTGGCCGACCTGTCGGTTCGGGGTATTGCGCTGACCGGGGGCGACGAAGAGCGACCCGGGAACAAGGAGTTTGGCGAATTGATGGATATTCTGGAAGCAATCGAAGAAGAATAG
- a CDS encoding PspC domain-containing protein, which translates to MNKRLERISDEAMVGGVAAGLAHYFGWNRTLVRLIFLIGIPLPGFPALLIYIILWIAMPKQPLGASVNQLTVYANPVFSMNPYNPNQPASPDRSVIGGAILILLGILFLINRYFDIDFGDLWPFILIAVGLWLIFKDRIKTPYDPNSNNPNHPNDTL; encoded by the coding sequence ATGAACAAACGATTAGAGCGCATCTCCGACGAGGCTATGGTCGGGGGCGTCGCGGCCGGACTGGCCCACTATTTTGGATGGAATCGCACACTGGTGCGCCTGATATTCCTGATTGGTATTCCGCTTCCTGGCTTTCCAGCCTTGCTGATTTACATTATCTTGTGGATCGCAATGCCGAAGCAGCCGCTCGGAGCATCGGTCAATCAGTTAACCGTTTATGCAAATCCTGTTTTTTCCATGAATCCCTACAACCCCAACCAGCCCGCATCTCCCGACCGTAGTGTCATTGGCGGGGCCATTCTGATCCTGCTCGGCATTTTGTTCCTGATCAACCGCTACTTCGACATTGACTTTGGCGATCTGTGGCCGTTTATTCTGATTGCCGTCGGTCTGTGGCTGATTTTCAAAGATCGGATCAAAACCCCCTACGACCCGAACAGCAATAACCCCAACCATCCTAACGATACGCTCTGA
- a CDS encoding LiaI-LiaF-like domain-containing protein — protein sequence MQRRNGLFWGIFLLTFGVLFLARRAGWLDVDWHALVNLWPILLILAGVNLILERRGNPAAFVTTVMLAVAVPATLFGFFAHDRDRDGFHMRWNHDNDDDNGRDSDDEDDDNEADYRSERDRRSGEKVQTSTFSESMDADTQEAVLKLAGGAGRFIISDPTSELIKAETKQTVGTYSMSVDRDQTTHVPTIELKPTDEHQEIDLNDGKFENRVDVHLNAKPVWTMDIALGAGQGDLDLSAYAVKNLKLAAGAADLDLKLGAKTDQSDVKLDVGAASVTVRVPKEVGCRIKKDGALNLQQLDDFTEVGGGEFVSPGYDGAAKKMTIRFDGGISRFKVVRY from the coding sequence ATGCAACGCCGAAACGGACTATTCTGGGGAATTTTTCTGCTGACGTTTGGCGTGCTGTTCCTGGCCCGTCGGGCGGGATGGCTGGATGTGGACTGGCATGCGCTCGTGAATCTGTGGCCCATCCTGTTGATTCTGGCCGGGGTGAACCTGATCCTCGAACGACGCGGTAACCCGGCGGCCTTCGTTACGACGGTGATGCTGGCGGTGGCGGTTCCTGCTACTCTATTTGGGTTTTTCGCCCACGATCGGGACCGCGATGGATTCCACATGCGCTGGAATCACGACAACGATGACGACAATGGCCGGGATTCCGATGATGAGGATGACGACAACGAAGCGGATTATCGCTCCGAGCGCGATCGGCGGAGTGGGGAAAAAGTGCAGACCAGTACGTTTTCTGAGTCGATGGACGCCGACACGCAGGAGGCTGTTCTGAAACTGGCGGGCGGAGCAGGCCGGTTTATCATCAGCGATCCAACGTCTGAGTTGATCAAGGCAGAAACGAAACAGACCGTCGGAACGTATTCCATGTCTGTCGACCGCGACCAGACCACCCATGTGCCAACCATCGAACTGAAGCCAACGGACGAGCATCAGGAAATTGACCTGAATGATGGTAAGTTCGAAAATCGGGTAGACGTACACCTGAACGCCAAACCCGTCTGGACAATGGATATCGCGCTGGGTGCTGGTCAGGGCGATCTGGACCTGAGCGCTTACGCCGTAAAAAATCTGAAACTTGCCGCTGGTGCCGCCGATCTTGACCTGAAACTGGGCGCAAAAACCGACCAGTCGGACGTAAAACTCGACGTAGGGGCGGCTTCCGTTACGGTACGCGTTCCGAAAGAGGTGGGCTGCCGGATTAAAAAAGACGGTGCCCTGAACCTGCAGCAACTGGACGATTTTACGGAAGTCGGCGGGGGCGAGTTTGTCAGCCCCGGCTACGATGGAGCCGCCAAAAAGATGACCATTCGCTTCGACGGCGGCATCTCGCGCTTCAAAGTCGTCCGCTACTAA
- a CDS encoding multidrug effflux MFS transporter, translated as MSKKTYFFLILILGSLTALGPFSIDMYLPGFPAIANDLHTTAAKVSLSLSGFFIGISVGQLLYGPLLDRFGRKKPLYIGLIVYILASAGCAFTDSIDGLIVMRVIQAIGSCAAAVASVAMVRDLFPVKDNAKVFSLLLLVVGASPMIAPTVGGYVTAAFGWQAVFIILTGMGVAILAAVFFWLPARYKPDPSISLKPKPILLNFWSVLREPQFYTYAFTGAIAFSGLFAYVSGSPILFMEVFHTDEKVYGWIFAFLSVGFIGSSQVNTLLLRTYRSDQIVNVALVCQVIVALTFLTVAINGWLTLPITLVFLFLFLCCIGFTNPNASALSLAPFSKNAGSASALMGALQMGMGTLISVIISLFEVPSAIPMVVGMAGSATLALLVLLMGRRTITTQVDLQQGADTVVLH; from the coding sequence ATGTCCAAAAAGACGTATTTCTTTCTTATTTTGATTCTGGGTAGTTTAACTGCTCTGGGGCCGTTTTCCATTGACATGTATCTGCCGGGCTTCCCAGCCATTGCCAACGATCTGCACACCACCGCGGCAAAAGTCTCTCTTTCTCTGTCCGGCTTTTTCATCGGAATCTCGGTGGGGCAGCTTCTTTACGGGCCCTTGCTCGACCGGTTTGGGCGGAAAAAACCATTGTACATCGGGCTGATTGTGTACATCCTGGCATCAGCAGGCTGCGCTTTTACAGACAGTATCGACGGCCTGATCGTCATGCGTGTCATACAGGCCATCGGAAGTTGCGCGGCAGCGGTGGCCTCGGTAGCAATGGTGCGCGATCTGTTTCCGGTGAAGGACAATGCGAAGGTGTTCTCACTGTTACTGCTCGTCGTAGGCGCTTCGCCGATGATCGCCCCAACGGTTGGTGGGTATGTGACCGCTGCCTTCGGCTGGCAGGCTGTATTTATTATTCTCACCGGGATGGGCGTTGCTATTTTGGCCGCCGTTTTCTTCTGGTTGCCTGCCCGTTATAAACCCGACCCGTCGATTTCGCTAAAACCGAAACCGATTCTACTTAATTTCTGGAGCGTATTGCGCGAACCCCAGTTTTATACCTATGCTTTCACCGGGGCCATCGCCTTTTCAGGTCTGTTTGCCTATGTTTCCGGCTCACCGATTCTGTTTATGGAAGTATTCCATACCGACGAAAAAGTATATGGCTGGATATTCGCATTTCTTTCGGTTGGCTTTATTGGATCCAGTCAGGTAAACACCCTGCTGCTGCGAACTTACAGGAGCGATCAAATTGTCAACGTGGCTCTGGTTTGTCAGGTCATTGTTGCCCTGACGTTTCTGACAGTAGCCATAAATGGCTGGCTGACGCTTCCGATTACCCTTGTTTTTCTGTTCCTGTTCCTTTGCTGCATCGGTTTTACCAACCCAAATGCCTCAGCGTTATCGCTGGCTCCTTTTTCCAAAAATGCTGGTAGCGCGTCGGCATTGATGGGTGCCCTACAAATGGGCATGGGTACGTTGATCTCGGTAATTATAAGCCTTTTTGAAGTTCCTTCGGCCATTCCGATGGTGGTGGGTATGGCTGGCTCAGCAACCCTTGCCCTGCTGGTATTGCTGATGGGACGAAGAACAATAACCACGCAGGTTGACCTCCAACAAGGCGCCGATACAGTAGTGCTTCATTAG
- a CDS encoding (R)-mandelonitrile lyase, whose protein sequence is MEITRIGTQPSGKGPEDWFTGAVRIDSLFAANDARRAAAASVTFEPGARTAWHTHPLGQTLIVTAGCGWVQRDGGPIEEIHPGDVVWFEPNEKHWHGATPTTGMTHIAIQENLNGKVVDWLEKVSEEQYRK, encoded by the coding sequence ATGGAAATAACCAGAATTGGTACGCAGCCATCCGGCAAGGGGCCGGAAGACTGGTTTACGGGCGCCGTGCGCATTGATTCGTTATTTGCGGCTAATGACGCCAGACGAGCAGCCGCAGCGAGTGTCACCTTCGAACCTGGTGCCCGAACGGCCTGGCACACCCATCCGCTGGGCCAGACGCTGATCGTTACCGCCGGTTGCGGCTGGGTACAGCGCGACGGTGGTCCGATTGAGGAAATTCATCCGGGTGACGTCGTTTGGTTTGAGCCCAACGAAAAGCATTGGCACGGTGCCACCCCCACGACCGGCATGACCCACATTGCCATTCAGGAAAATCTGAATGGAAAAGTAGTCGATTGGCTGGAAAAGGTGAGTGAAGAGCAGTACCGTAAATAA
- a CDS encoding DapH/DapD/GlmU-related protein → MSNEQASNDIFQRMRAGEPLRKDDSEYARFGEVVSRTIRLCVEMNATATNVDLVRDRLSDIIGTEVDASTTVFPPFYTNFGRFISLGKNIFINHNCSFLDIGGITIEDDVQIGPSVNLTSENHPLDPADRKTVLPRPIVIKRNAWIGAGATILPGVTVGENAIVAAGAVVSRDVVPNTVVAGVPARTVKTL, encoded by the coding sequence ATGAGTAACGAACAAGCTAGTAACGATATCTTCCAGCGGATGCGGGCGGGTGAGCCGCTCCGAAAGGACGACTCTGAGTACGCTCGGTTTGGTGAAGTTGTCTCGCGCACTATCCGGTTATGCGTCGAGATGAATGCCACGGCCACCAACGTTGACCTGGTGCGCGACCGCTTGAGTGACATCATCGGAACGGAAGTGGACGCATCCACAACGGTGTTCCCGCCTTTCTACACCAACTTTGGCCGGTTCATCAGCCTAGGCAAAAATATCTTTATCAATCACAATTGTTCGTTTCTGGACATCGGTGGTATCACGATTGAAGATGATGTCCAGATTGGCCCAAGCGTCAACCTGACGTCCGAAAATCATCCGTTAGACCCCGCCGACCGTAAGACGGTTCTGCCCCGGCCGATTGTTATTAAACGTAACGCCTGGATTGGCGCCGGAGCTACCATTCTGCCGGGTGTTACGGTGGGTGAAAACGCTATCGTGGCTGCCGGTGCAGTCGTTAGTCGGGATGTGGTGCCCAACACCGTCGTAGCTGGCGTTCCGGCTAGGACTGTCAAAACACTGTAA